A portion of the Lampris incognitus isolate fLamInc1 chromosome 9, fLamInc1.hap2, whole genome shotgun sequence genome contains these proteins:
- the nbn gene encoding nibrin isoform X2 codes for MWTLKSSEPGGDTHYLLPGKEYVVGRKNCDILLPNDQSISRDHARLTVADQTLTLKDSSKYGTCVNNQRLADNQPLKLNSGDNVIFGVFQSKFRVDFEKVVVCSSCLDNDAKVLLSQALLPLGGKLVNAWTQECTHLVMPSVKVTIKTICALLCCRPIIKLEFFTELSKAMQQKSLPPKAENFIPEIDEPTLNKEEVDLRAKPMRKRLFTGKTFLFLSTKQLKRLSIAVSFGGGRSQLLEEGSLPRSLLESPQSCVVDIATANSQILHPPSTAAWANSVRMILQEKGLRFITESEIGLAAIYSSCETFCNPSNPLTDSGIWVSDLVQSTKPRIPSATLSQNATVEETVLPAASRNVTAYVANTEPSQGCNTCTVAETMSSSFNTVEDTALHTKKPRPIFQGKKKDNTRFLTYPKANGGMKTSPQKKKMSTQGSPQKQSTLTSFFQIANKKRPREEESNALQSDPKRTLPPTSTTAQILKTSHISKQISSKTPPVTLTTGRTQSHSGSGTDLFIGRSKVLSDGDSHPTQQGAQGRKRKEMEELESIMSEDMAWPDWVSCPDKQGEQGRKRKELEELESIMSEDMGLPDGVSRSSKQREQGKKKKELEELESIMSEDMGLPDGVSRSSKQREQGKKKKELEELESIMSEDMGLPDRVSRSAKQGEQGRKKKELEELESIMSEDMGLPDRVSRSAKRGEQGRKRKELEELESIMSEDMGLPDGVSHLAKQREQNRGKKVVEGIPLEELESIMSEDITLPDGVTHPTKQREQGRARKEIEERIHVAELESIMSEDMALPYGVSQSAPQEARGRKRKEMQNEIQMEELESIMSEDMDYFDVDKLARPSQQAKQNVSKGSTDQKQQLNPVKHSTMRKRLWADPEENAKSNQRPSVSLDKGSMSNKNQSLEMRKHTSSTEKQQLCPPEQATAKQRPSNSPEQGPSAKKNRHMDDLKDEEDSEPFSRGVGQPVEVKETPLKPTVVKPEAPVSEAEDHLPKRLVLVEFKLLTVTAPSRNKPQEKQSNGFTKSFKHFRKVPVPGTVGAPQVIGGSGLMASNRGKNSELDEWFRDIAEEEHQSRQEESLGDDLFRYNPSKPKRRR; via the exons GAGACACCCACTACCTCCTGCCCGGGAAAGAGTACGTGGTAGGGCGCAAGAACTGTGACATTCTGCTACCTAATGACCAGTCCATCAGCCGGGACCATGCACGTCTTACTGTCGCTGACCAG ACCCTGACCCTGAAGGACAGCTCCAAGTACGGCACATGTGTCAACAACCAGCGCCTAGCAGACAACCAACCTCTGAAGCTGAACTCGGGGGACAATGTCATATTTGGGGTTTTCCAAAGCAAGTTCAG GGTGGACTTTGAGAAGGTGGTGGTGTGTTCATCATGTTTGGACAATGATGCTAAGGTGCTGCTCTCTCAGGCCCTGCTGCCTCTGGGTGGCAAGCTGGTCAACGCCTGGACGCAGGAGTGCACTCACCTGGTCATGCCTTCCGTCAAAGTCACCATTAAG ACTATTTGTGCTCTGCTGTGCTGTCGACCAATCATCAAGCTGGAGTTTTTCACAGAGCTCAGCAAAGCCATGCAGCAGAAGTCACTTCCTCCTAAGGCTGAAAA TTTCATCCCTGAGATTGATGAGCCAACCTTGAATAAAGAGGAAGTGGATCTCAGAGCAAAGCCGATGCGCAAACGGCTCTTCACAGGAAAAACCTTCCTCTTTCTCAGCACCAAACAG CTAAAGCGTTTGAGTATCGCGGTGAGCTTTGGCGGTGGAAGGAGCCAGCTGCTGGAGGAGGGCTCATTGCCCCGGTCTCTGCTTGAGTCTCCGCAGAGCTGTGTGGTTGACATTGCAACAGCGAACTCCCAGATTCTGCATCCTCCCTCCACCGCAGCGTGGGCGAATTCAGTCAGGATGATCCTACAAGA AAAAGGCCTTCGATTCATCACAGAGTCTGAGATTGGATTGGCAGCCATCTATTCCTCCTGTGAAACGTTTTGCAATCCCTCTAATCCATTAACAGACTCAG GGATTTGGGTTTCAGATTTGGTGCAAAGTACAAAACCCAGAATTCCAAGTGCTACGCTTTCCCAGAATGCCACTGTGGAGGAGACTGTGTTACCTGCAGCATCTCGAAATGTCACTGCATATGTGGCTAACACAGAACCATCACAAGGGTGCAACACATGCACTGTTGCTGAAACGATGAGCTCATCATTTAACACTGTGGAGGACACGGCCCTGCACACGAAGAAGCCCAGGCCAATATTCCAAG GCAAAAAGAAGGATAACACTAGGTTCCTGACTTATCCCAAGGCCAATGGTGGCATGAAAACAtccccccagaaaaaaaaaatgtcaacacAAGGTTCCCCACAGAAACAGTCCACTCTTACCAGTTTCTTCCAAATAGCCAACAAAAAAAG GCCTCGAGAGGAAGAATCAAATGCTCTTCAGTCAGACCCAAAGAGGACATTACCGCCAACCTCCACCACTGCACAAATCCTGAAAACCTCACATATCTCAAAACAGATTTCCTCCAAAACACCCCCAGTCACACTCACCACAGGCAGGACCCAGAGTCACTCAGGGTCAGGGACTGACCTTTTCATTGGTCGGTCTAAGGTTCTGTCAGATGGAGACTCCCACCCTACACAGCAGGGGGCACAGGGTAGGAAAAGGAAGGAGATGGAAGAACTGGAGTCTATAATGTCTGAGGACATGGCATGGCCTGACTGGGTCTCCTGTCCTGACAAGCAGGGAGAACAGGGCAGAAAGAGGAAGGAGCTGGAGGAACTGGAGTCCATAATGTCTGAAGACATGGGTTTGCCTGATGGGGTCTCCCGTTCTTCCAAGCAGAGAGAACAGGGCAAAAAGAAGAAGGAGCTGGAGGAACTGGAATCCATAATGTCTGAAGACATGGGTTTGCCTGATGGGGTCTCCCGTTCTTCCAAGCAGAGAGAACAGGGCAAAAAGAAGAAGGAGCTGGAGGAACTGGAATCCATAATGTCTGAAGACATGGGTTTGCCTGATAGGGTCTCCCGTTCTGCCAAGCAGGGAGAACAGGGCAGAAAGAAGAAGGAGCTGGAGGAACTGGAGTCCATAATGTCTGAAGACATGGGTTTGCCTGATAGGGTCTCCCGTTCTGCCAAGCGGGGAGAACAGGGCAGAAAGAGGAAGGAGCTGGAGGAACTGGAGTCCATAATGTCTGAAGACATGGGTTTGCCTGATGGGGTCTCCCACCTTGCCAAGCAGCGAGAACAGAACAGAGGGAAGAAGGTGGTGGAAGGCATACCTTTGGAGGAACTGGAGTCCATCATGTCTGAGGACATAACTTTGCCTGATGGAGTCACCCACCCTACTAAGCAGAGAGAACAGGGTAGAGCTAGAAAGGAGATAGAAGAAAGGATACACGTGGCGGAACTAGAGTCCATAATGTCTGAAGACATGGCTTTGCCTTATGGGGTCTCCCAATCAGCCCCACAGGAGGCACGGGGCAGGAAGAGGAAAGAGATGCAGAACGAGATACAAATGGAAGAACTGGAGTCTATAATGTCTGAAGACATGGATTATTTTGATGTTGATAAGTTAGCTAGGCCCAGTCAGCAGGCGAAGCAAAACGTGTCAAAAGGCTCAACTGATCAGAAACAGCAGTTGAATCCTGTGAAACATTCAACCATGCGGAAGAGACTATGGGCTGACCCAGAGGAGAATGCTAAGTCCAACCAAAGGCCAAGTGTGAGCCtggacaaagggtccatgtcaaATAAAAACCAGAGCCTCGAAATGAGGAAAcatacctcctccactgagaaaCAGCAACTGTGCCCTCCAGAACAGGCGACTGCCAAGCAAAGACCCAGCAACTCTCCAGAGCAGGGACCATCAGCCAAAAAAAATCGGCATATGGATGACTTGAAAGATGAAGAG GATTCAGAACCCTTCAGTAGAGGTGTTGGCCAACCTGTGGAGGTGAAGGAGACCCCTCTAAAACCCACCGTGGTCAAACCGGAGGCTCCA GTGTCGGAGGCAGAAGATCATCTTCCCAAAAGGCTTGTGTTGGTGGAGTTTAAATTGCTCACTGTGACGGCACCCTCACGAAACAAACCACAAGAGAAGCAGAGCAACGGCTTCACTAAGAGCTTCAAGCACTTCCGCAAG GTCCCGGTGCCTGGCACAGTGGGTGCACCTCAAGTCATTGGAGGGTCTGGTTTAATGGCCAGCAACAGGGGCAAGAATTCTGAGCTGGATGAATGGTTCAGAGATATAGCTGAG GAGGAGCACCAGAGCAGACAGGAGGAGAGTCTGGGAGATGACCTGTTCAG gTACAACCCCAGCAAGCCGAAGAGGAGAAGATAA
- the nbn gene encoding nibrin isoform X3 codes for MWTLKSSEPGGDTHYLLPGKEYVVGRKNCDILLPNDQSISRDHARLTVADQTLTLKDSSKYGTCVNNQRLADNQPLKLNSGDNVIFGVFQSKFRVDFEKVVVCSSCLDNDAKVLLSQALLPLGGKLVNAWTQECTHLVMPSVKVTIKTICALLCCRPIIKLEFFTELSKAMQQKSLPPKAENFIPEIDEPTLNKEEVDLRAKPMRKRLFTGKTFLFLSTKQLKRLSIAVSFGGGRSQLLEEGSLPRSLLESPQSCVVDIATANSQILHPPSTAAWANSVRMILQEKGLRFITESEIGLAAIYSSCETFCNPSNPLTDSDLVQSTKPRIPSATLSQNATVEETVLPAASRNVTAYVANTEPSQGCNTCTVAETMSSSFNTVEDTALHTKKPRPIFQGKKKDNTRFLTYPKANGGMKTSPQKKKMSTQGSPQKQSTLTSFFQIANKKRPREEESNALQSDPKRTLPPTSTTAQILKTSHISKQISSKTPPVTLTTGRTQSHSGSGTDLFIGRSKVLSDGDSHPTQQGAQGRKRKEMEELESIMSEDMAWPDWVSCPDKQGEQGRKRKELEELESIMSEDMGLPDGVSRSSKQREQGKKKKELEELESIMSEDMGLPDGVSRSSKQREQGKKKKELEELESIMSEDMGLPDRVSRSAKQGEQGRKKKELEELESIMSEDMGLPDRVSRSAKRGEQGRKRKELEELESIMSEDMGLPDGVSHLAKQREQNRGKKVVEGIPLEELESIMSEDITLPDGVTHPTKQREQGRARKEIEERIHVAELESIMSEDMALPYGVSQSAPQEARGRKRKEMQNEIQMEELESIMSEDMDYFDVDKLARPSQQAKQNVSKGSTDQKQQLNPVKHSTMRKRLWADPEENAKSNQRPSVSLDKGSMSNKNQSLEMRKHTSSTEKQQLCPPEQATAKQRPSNSPEQGPSAKKNRHMDDLKDEEDSEPFSRGVGQPVEVKETPLKPTVVKPEAPQVSEAEDHLPKRLVLVEFKLLTVTAPSRNKPQEKQSNGFTKSFKHFRKVPVPGTVGAPQVIGGSGLMASNRGKNSELDEWFRDIAEEEHQSRQEESLGDDLFRYNPSKPKRRR; via the exons GAGACACCCACTACCTCCTGCCCGGGAAAGAGTACGTGGTAGGGCGCAAGAACTGTGACATTCTGCTACCTAATGACCAGTCCATCAGCCGGGACCATGCACGTCTTACTGTCGCTGACCAG ACCCTGACCCTGAAGGACAGCTCCAAGTACGGCACATGTGTCAACAACCAGCGCCTAGCAGACAACCAACCTCTGAAGCTGAACTCGGGGGACAATGTCATATTTGGGGTTTTCCAAAGCAAGTTCAG GGTGGACTTTGAGAAGGTGGTGGTGTGTTCATCATGTTTGGACAATGATGCTAAGGTGCTGCTCTCTCAGGCCCTGCTGCCTCTGGGTGGCAAGCTGGTCAACGCCTGGACGCAGGAGTGCACTCACCTGGTCATGCCTTCCGTCAAAGTCACCATTAAG ACTATTTGTGCTCTGCTGTGCTGTCGACCAATCATCAAGCTGGAGTTTTTCACAGAGCTCAGCAAAGCCATGCAGCAGAAGTCACTTCCTCCTAAGGCTGAAAA TTTCATCCCTGAGATTGATGAGCCAACCTTGAATAAAGAGGAAGTGGATCTCAGAGCAAAGCCGATGCGCAAACGGCTCTTCACAGGAAAAACCTTCCTCTTTCTCAGCACCAAACAG CTAAAGCGTTTGAGTATCGCGGTGAGCTTTGGCGGTGGAAGGAGCCAGCTGCTGGAGGAGGGCTCATTGCCCCGGTCTCTGCTTGAGTCTCCGCAGAGCTGTGTGGTTGACATTGCAACAGCGAACTCCCAGATTCTGCATCCTCCCTCCACCGCAGCGTGGGCGAATTCAGTCAGGATGATCCTACAAGA AAAAGGCCTTCGATTCATCACAGAGTCTGAGATTGGATTGGCAGCCATCTATTCCTCCTGTGAAACGTTTTGCAATCCCTCTAATCCATTAACAGACTCAG ATTTGGTGCAAAGTACAAAACCCAGAATTCCAAGTGCTACGCTTTCCCAGAATGCCACTGTGGAGGAGACTGTGTTACCTGCAGCATCTCGAAATGTCACTGCATATGTGGCTAACACAGAACCATCACAAGGGTGCAACACATGCACTGTTGCTGAAACGATGAGCTCATCATTTAACACTGTGGAGGACACGGCCCTGCACACGAAGAAGCCCAGGCCAATATTCCAAG GCAAAAAGAAGGATAACACTAGGTTCCTGACTTATCCCAAGGCCAATGGTGGCATGAAAACAtccccccagaaaaaaaaaatgtcaacacAAGGTTCCCCACAGAAACAGTCCACTCTTACCAGTTTCTTCCAAATAGCCAACAAAAAAAG GCCTCGAGAGGAAGAATCAAATGCTCTTCAGTCAGACCCAAAGAGGACATTACCGCCAACCTCCACCACTGCACAAATCCTGAAAACCTCACATATCTCAAAACAGATTTCCTCCAAAACACCCCCAGTCACACTCACCACAGGCAGGACCCAGAGTCACTCAGGGTCAGGGACTGACCTTTTCATTGGTCGGTCTAAGGTTCTGTCAGATGGAGACTCCCACCCTACACAGCAGGGGGCACAGGGTAGGAAAAGGAAGGAGATGGAAGAACTGGAGTCTATAATGTCTGAGGACATGGCATGGCCTGACTGGGTCTCCTGTCCTGACAAGCAGGGAGAACAGGGCAGAAAGAGGAAGGAGCTGGAGGAACTGGAGTCCATAATGTCTGAAGACATGGGTTTGCCTGATGGGGTCTCCCGTTCTTCCAAGCAGAGAGAACAGGGCAAAAAGAAGAAGGAGCTGGAGGAACTGGAATCCATAATGTCTGAAGACATGGGTTTGCCTGATGGGGTCTCCCGTTCTTCCAAGCAGAGAGAACAGGGCAAAAAGAAGAAGGAGCTGGAGGAACTGGAATCCATAATGTCTGAAGACATGGGTTTGCCTGATAGGGTCTCCCGTTCTGCCAAGCAGGGAGAACAGGGCAGAAAGAAGAAGGAGCTGGAGGAACTGGAGTCCATAATGTCTGAAGACATGGGTTTGCCTGATAGGGTCTCCCGTTCTGCCAAGCGGGGAGAACAGGGCAGAAAGAGGAAGGAGCTGGAGGAACTGGAGTCCATAATGTCTGAAGACATGGGTTTGCCTGATGGGGTCTCCCACCTTGCCAAGCAGCGAGAACAGAACAGAGGGAAGAAGGTGGTGGAAGGCATACCTTTGGAGGAACTGGAGTCCATCATGTCTGAGGACATAACTTTGCCTGATGGAGTCACCCACCCTACTAAGCAGAGAGAACAGGGTAGAGCTAGAAAGGAGATAGAAGAAAGGATACACGTGGCGGAACTAGAGTCCATAATGTCTGAAGACATGGCTTTGCCTTATGGGGTCTCCCAATCAGCCCCACAGGAGGCACGGGGCAGGAAGAGGAAAGAGATGCAGAACGAGATACAAATGGAAGAACTGGAGTCTATAATGTCTGAAGACATGGATTATTTTGATGTTGATAAGTTAGCTAGGCCCAGTCAGCAGGCGAAGCAAAACGTGTCAAAAGGCTCAACTGATCAGAAACAGCAGTTGAATCCTGTGAAACATTCAACCATGCGGAAGAGACTATGGGCTGACCCAGAGGAGAATGCTAAGTCCAACCAAAGGCCAAGTGTGAGCCtggacaaagggtccatgtcaaATAAAAACCAGAGCCTCGAAATGAGGAAAcatacctcctccactgagaaaCAGCAACTGTGCCCTCCAGAACAGGCGACTGCCAAGCAAAGACCCAGCAACTCTCCAGAGCAGGGACCATCAGCCAAAAAAAATCGGCATATGGATGACTTGAAAGATGAAGAG GATTCAGAACCCTTCAGTAGAGGTGTTGGCCAACCTGTGGAGGTGAAGGAGACCCCTCTAAAACCCACCGTGGTCAAACCGGAGGCTCCA CAGGTGTCGGAGGCAGAAGATCATCTTCCCAAAAGGCTTGTGTTGGTGGAGTTTAAATTGCTCACTGTGACGGCACCCTCACGAAACAAACCACAAGAGAAGCAGAGCAACGGCTTCACTAAGAGCTTCAAGCACTTCCGCAAG GTCCCGGTGCCTGGCACAGTGGGTGCACCTCAAGTCATTGGAGGGTCTGGTTTAATGGCCAGCAACAGGGGCAAGAATTCTGAGCTGGATGAATGGTTCAGAGATATAGCTGAG GAGGAGCACCAGAGCAGACAGGAGGAGAGTCTGGGAGATGACCTGTTCAG gTACAACCCCAGCAAGCCGAAGAGGAGAAGATAA
- the nbn gene encoding nibrin isoform X4 produces MWTLKSSEPGGDTHYLLPGKEYVVGRKNCDILLPNDQSISRDHARLTVADQTLTLKDSSKYGTCVNNQRLADNQPLKLNSGDNVIFGVFQSKFRVDFEKVVVCSSCLDNDAKVLLSQALLPLGGKLVNAWTQECTHLVMPSVKVTIKTICALLCCRPIIKLEFFTELSKAMQQKSLPPKAENFIPEIDEPTLNKEEVDLRAKPMRKRLFTGKTFLFLSTKQLKRLSIAVSFGGGRSQLLEEGSLPRSLLESPQSCVVDIATANSQILHPPSTAAWANSVRMILQEKGLRFITESEIGLAAIYSSCETFCNPSNPLTDSDLVQSTKPRIPSATLSQNATVEETVLPAASRNVTAYVANTEPSQGCNTCTVAETMSSSFNTVEDTALHTKKPRPIFQGKKKDNTRFLTYPKANGGMKTSPQKKKMSTQGSPQKQSTLTSFFQIANKKRPREEESNALQSDPKRTLPPTSTTAQILKTSHISKQISSKTPPVTLTTGRTQSHSGSGTDLFIGRSKVLSDGDSHPTQQGAQGRKRKEMEELESIMSEDMAWPDWVSCPDKQGEQGRKRKELEELESIMSEDMGLPDGVSRSSKQREQGKKKKELEELESIMSEDMGLPDGVSRSSKQREQGKKKKELEELESIMSEDMGLPDRVSRSAKQGEQGRKKKELEELESIMSEDMGLPDRVSRSAKRGEQGRKRKELEELESIMSEDMGLPDGVSHLAKQREQNRGKKVVEGIPLEELESIMSEDITLPDGVTHPTKQREQGRARKEIEERIHVAELESIMSEDMALPYGVSQSAPQEARGRKRKEMQNEIQMEELESIMSEDMDYFDVDKLARPSQQAKQNVSKGSTDQKQQLNPVKHSTMRKRLWADPEENAKSNQRPSVSLDKGSMSNKNQSLEMRKHTSSTEKQQLCPPEQATAKQRPSNSPEQGPSAKKNRHMDDLKDEEDSEPFSRGVGQPVEVKETPLKPTVVKPEAPVSEAEDHLPKRLVLVEFKLLTVTAPSRNKPQEKQSNGFTKSFKHFRKVPVPGTVGAPQVIGGSGLMASNRGKNSELDEWFRDIAEEEHQSRQEESLGDDLFRYNPSKPKRRR; encoded by the exons GAGACACCCACTACCTCCTGCCCGGGAAAGAGTACGTGGTAGGGCGCAAGAACTGTGACATTCTGCTACCTAATGACCAGTCCATCAGCCGGGACCATGCACGTCTTACTGTCGCTGACCAG ACCCTGACCCTGAAGGACAGCTCCAAGTACGGCACATGTGTCAACAACCAGCGCCTAGCAGACAACCAACCTCTGAAGCTGAACTCGGGGGACAATGTCATATTTGGGGTTTTCCAAAGCAAGTTCAG GGTGGACTTTGAGAAGGTGGTGGTGTGTTCATCATGTTTGGACAATGATGCTAAGGTGCTGCTCTCTCAGGCCCTGCTGCCTCTGGGTGGCAAGCTGGTCAACGCCTGGACGCAGGAGTGCACTCACCTGGTCATGCCTTCCGTCAAAGTCACCATTAAG ACTATTTGTGCTCTGCTGTGCTGTCGACCAATCATCAAGCTGGAGTTTTTCACAGAGCTCAGCAAAGCCATGCAGCAGAAGTCACTTCCTCCTAAGGCTGAAAA TTTCATCCCTGAGATTGATGAGCCAACCTTGAATAAAGAGGAAGTGGATCTCAGAGCAAAGCCGATGCGCAAACGGCTCTTCACAGGAAAAACCTTCCTCTTTCTCAGCACCAAACAG CTAAAGCGTTTGAGTATCGCGGTGAGCTTTGGCGGTGGAAGGAGCCAGCTGCTGGAGGAGGGCTCATTGCCCCGGTCTCTGCTTGAGTCTCCGCAGAGCTGTGTGGTTGACATTGCAACAGCGAACTCCCAGATTCTGCATCCTCCCTCCACCGCAGCGTGGGCGAATTCAGTCAGGATGATCCTACAAGA AAAAGGCCTTCGATTCATCACAGAGTCTGAGATTGGATTGGCAGCCATCTATTCCTCCTGTGAAACGTTTTGCAATCCCTCTAATCCATTAACAGACTCAG ATTTGGTGCAAAGTACAAAACCCAGAATTCCAAGTGCTACGCTTTCCCAGAATGCCACTGTGGAGGAGACTGTGTTACCTGCAGCATCTCGAAATGTCACTGCATATGTGGCTAACACAGAACCATCACAAGGGTGCAACACATGCACTGTTGCTGAAACGATGAGCTCATCATTTAACACTGTGGAGGACACGGCCCTGCACACGAAGAAGCCCAGGCCAATATTCCAAG GCAAAAAGAAGGATAACACTAGGTTCCTGACTTATCCCAAGGCCAATGGTGGCATGAAAACAtccccccagaaaaaaaaaatgtcaacacAAGGTTCCCCACAGAAACAGTCCACTCTTACCAGTTTCTTCCAAATAGCCAACAAAAAAAG GCCTCGAGAGGAAGAATCAAATGCTCTTCAGTCAGACCCAAAGAGGACATTACCGCCAACCTCCACCACTGCACAAATCCTGAAAACCTCACATATCTCAAAACAGATTTCCTCCAAAACACCCCCAGTCACACTCACCACAGGCAGGACCCAGAGTCACTCAGGGTCAGGGACTGACCTTTTCATTGGTCGGTCTAAGGTTCTGTCAGATGGAGACTCCCACCCTACACAGCAGGGGGCACAGGGTAGGAAAAGGAAGGAGATGGAAGAACTGGAGTCTATAATGTCTGAGGACATGGCATGGCCTGACTGGGTCTCCTGTCCTGACAAGCAGGGAGAACAGGGCAGAAAGAGGAAGGAGCTGGAGGAACTGGAGTCCATAATGTCTGAAGACATGGGTTTGCCTGATGGGGTCTCCCGTTCTTCCAAGCAGAGAGAACAGGGCAAAAAGAAGAAGGAGCTGGAGGAACTGGAATCCATAATGTCTGAAGACATGGGTTTGCCTGATGGGGTCTCCCGTTCTTCCAAGCAGAGAGAACAGGGCAAAAAGAAGAAGGAGCTGGAGGAACTGGAATCCATAATGTCTGAAGACATGGGTTTGCCTGATAGGGTCTCCCGTTCTGCCAAGCAGGGAGAACAGGGCAGAAAGAAGAAGGAGCTGGAGGAACTGGAGTCCATAATGTCTGAAGACATGGGTTTGCCTGATAGGGTCTCCCGTTCTGCCAAGCGGGGAGAACAGGGCAGAAAGAGGAAGGAGCTGGAGGAACTGGAGTCCATAATGTCTGAAGACATGGGTTTGCCTGATGGGGTCTCCCACCTTGCCAAGCAGCGAGAACAGAACAGAGGGAAGAAGGTGGTGGAAGGCATACCTTTGGAGGAACTGGAGTCCATCATGTCTGAGGACATAACTTTGCCTGATGGAGTCACCCACCCTACTAAGCAGAGAGAACAGGGTAGAGCTAGAAAGGAGATAGAAGAAAGGATACACGTGGCGGAACTAGAGTCCATAATGTCTGAAGACATGGCTTTGCCTTATGGGGTCTCCCAATCAGCCCCACAGGAGGCACGGGGCAGGAAGAGGAAAGAGATGCAGAACGAGATACAAATGGAAGAACTGGAGTCTATAATGTCTGAAGACATGGATTATTTTGATGTTGATAAGTTAGCTAGGCCCAGTCAGCAGGCGAAGCAAAACGTGTCAAAAGGCTCAACTGATCAGAAACAGCAGTTGAATCCTGTGAAACATTCAACCATGCGGAAGAGACTATGGGCTGACCCAGAGGAGAATGCTAAGTCCAACCAAAGGCCAAGTGTGAGCCtggacaaagggtccatgtcaaATAAAAACCAGAGCCTCGAAATGAGGAAAcatacctcctccactgagaaaCAGCAACTGTGCCCTCCAGAACAGGCGACTGCCAAGCAAAGACCCAGCAACTCTCCAGAGCAGGGACCATCAGCCAAAAAAAATCGGCATATGGATGACTTGAAAGATGAAGAG GATTCAGAACCCTTCAGTAGAGGTGTTGGCCAACCTGTGGAGGTGAAGGAGACCCCTCTAAAACCCACCGTGGTCAAACCGGAGGCTCCA GTGTCGGAGGCAGAAGATCATCTTCCCAAAAGGCTTGTGTTGGTGGAGTTTAAATTGCTCACTGTGACGGCACCCTCACGAAACAAACCACAAGAGAAGCAGAGCAACGGCTTCACTAAGAGCTTCAAGCACTTCCGCAAG GTCCCGGTGCCTGGCACAGTGGGTGCACCTCAAGTCATTGGAGGGTCTGGTTTAATGGCCAGCAACAGGGGCAAGAATTCTGAGCTGGATGAATGGTTCAGAGATATAGCTGAG GAGGAGCACCAGAGCAGACAGGAGGAGAGTCTGGGAGATGACCTGTTCAG gTACAACCCCAGCAAGCCGAAGAGGAGAAGATAA